A window of Cucurbita pepo subsp. pepo cultivar mu-cu-16 chromosome LG06, ASM280686v2, whole genome shotgun sequence contains these coding sequences:
- the LOC111797719 gene encoding uncharacterized protein LOC111797719, which yields MRQLQRSLFMATTSSNAISSSVFSTTPSASFSRLRPLLSKLQSRTLQNNTSKCIPVLPFSTVCNYAKCSQLVFRKSRVTFAVKTERAKAGQCRTCDGPSCVFTLHSRLPLGFHHSVASPNASKRQVLNGTFTPTFPNYRAFEKKFFSQSTEALNKTENENVKYASNGTSTFPSEGLNKKSKGAKPVATSRKKRISASGSTGSTSVIGTNSSDQLVGVTKEAGKVSSNSSSPVRKASKGLKEKNSGSKKKKEAISPTNSSDVEAVCKDSQSKSLDSSNVDKNVVQNPKKKSSGGTAKGSVSTTQQSNKKKGNSSRKKEAQKDASKLPQKPNLVVDARGKSRGITTLKKLYPPMGKSVMVVESVTKAKVIQNYLGDMFEVLPSHGHVRDLAARSGSVRPDDDFSMVWEVPSAAWTHLKSIKVSLNGAENLILASDPDREGEAIAWHIIEMLQQQDALHEGISIARVVFHEITEASIKSALQSPREIDANLVQAYLARRALDYLIGFNISPLLWRKLPGCQSAGRVQSAALALICDRELEIDEFQPQEYWTIDIELNQKDPCSSVEEFTVPAHLTHFNSKKLNQFAISSTTEAKNIETALKSVNFQVLSSKKNKVRRNPPMPYITSTLQQDAANKHNFPASYTMKLAQKLYEGIQLADGKAAGLITYPRTDGLHISDEAVKDIRSLIKQRYGENFVSESARKYFKKVKNAQEAHEAIRPTDVQRLPSMLVGTLDEDSHKLYSLIWLRTMACQMEPSITEQIQIDSGLADESIIFRSTCSRVQFRGFQEVFEDPEVDAIRHKDHEENERDELFRILNALKSGDQLSLAAVELKQHFTQPPPRYSEGTLVKKMEELGIGRPSTYASTLKVLQDRNYLSVKSRVLHPEFRGRMVSAFLCHHFSEVTDYSFTADMENELDNVSAGLTEWKGLLRDYWTRFSTYCERANNVHIHQVEKMLEKKYEDFLFSFLPDNCRSCPSCMEGTLIFKVSRYGAGYFIGCDQHPRCKYIAKTLYGEDEEEVTPQNNQSVEEPKLLGLHPVSSEKILLKSGPYGFYVQLGEDRKGYMPKRTSVSQIKDVDSITLEDALELLRYPITLGNHPKDGQRVLIKITKAGFTVRHRRTIASVPKNLKPNDVDLAKALELLSSEDVRRCGRPKSKPKAEAVEAI from the exons CCTTTGTTGTCTAAG TTGCAGAGCAGAACTCTTCAAAATAATACTAGCAAATGCATACCCGTTTTACCTTTTTCCACTGTTTGTAATTACGCCAAATGTTCTCAGCTTGTTTTTAGAAAAAGCAGAGTAACATTTGCTGTCAAGACTGAACGTGCAAAGGCTGGGCAGTGTCGTACATGTGATGGGCCAAGTTGTGTTTTCACTCTACATTCCCGCTTACCGTTGGGATTTCATCATTCTGTTGCATCCCCAAATGCTTCTAAGCGACAGGTGTTAAATGGCACTTTTACACCTACATTTCCTAATTATAGAGCTTTTGAAAAGAAGTTCTTTTCTCAATCTACAGAAGCATTGAATAAAACTGAGAATGAGAATGTTAAATATGCAAGTAATGGAACAAGTACATTCCCATCTGAAggattgaataaaaaatcgaAGGGTGCCAAGCCTGTTGCTACATCCAGGAAAAAGCGAATTAGTGCTTCAGGGTCCACTGGCTCCACTAGTGTTATTGGAACAAATTCAAGCGATCAGTTGGTTGGAGTTACCAAGGAGGCAGGTAAAGTTTCATCTAATTCTTCTTCACCCGTTAGGAAAGCATCCAAgggtttgaaagaaaagaactcTGGgagcaagaaaaagaaggaagctATATCTCCAACCAATTCTTCAGATGTTGAAGCAGTATGCAAGGATAGTCAGTCAAAGAGCTTAGATAGTAGCAATGTTGATAAGAATGTTGTACAAAATCCGAAG aaaaaatcATCGGGGGGTACTGCCAAAGGTTCTGTTTCAACTACACAACAATCCAACAAGAAAAAAGGTAACTCTAgcagaaaaaaagaagctcAGAAAGATGCTAGTAAGTTGCCACAGAAGCCAAACCTTGTAGTGGATGCAAGGGGGAAATCTCGGGGAATAACAACTTTGAAGAAGCTATATCCCCCAATGGGAAAGTCTGTTATGGTGGTGGAATCTGTTACAAAGGCAAAGGTTATTCAGAATTATCTTGGTGATATGTTTGAGGTGCTACCTAGTCATGGCCATGTTAGAGACTTGGCTGCAAGGTCAGGATCTGTTAGACCTGATGATGACTTCAGTATGGTGTGGGAGGTTCCTTCTGCTGCCTGGACTCATCTCAAGAGCATAAAAGTTTCCTTAAATGG AGCAGAGAACCTTATTCTTGCATCTGATCCTGATCGTGAAGGCGAGGCTATTGCTTGGCATATAATTGAGATGTTGCAGCAGCAGGATGCTCTACACGAAGGTATTAGCATAGCAAGGGTTGTTTTTCATGAAATAACTGAGGCTTCTATCAAAAGTGCCCTGCAATCTCCTAGAGAAATTGATGCAAACTTGGTTCAGGCTTACCTTGCACGGCGTGCTTTAGATTATTTGATTGGATTTAATATTTCACCATTATTATGGAGGAAATTACCAGGTTGTCAATCAGCTGGGCGTGTTCAATCAGCTGCACTCGCCCTAATATGTGATAGAGAATTGGAAATTGATGAATTTCAACCACAAGAATATTGGACTATTGACATTGAGTTGAACCAAAAAGATCCTTGTTCTTCAGTGGAAGAATTTACAGTCCCTGCACATTTGACCCATTTTAATTCTAAGAAGTTAAATCAGTTTGCAATTAGCTCCACCACAGAGGCAAAGAATATAGAAACTGCACTAAAGTCGGtaaattttcaagttcttagctctaaaaagaataaagtgCGGAGAAACCCTCCAATGCCATATATAACATCTACACTTCAGCAAGATGCAGCAAACAAACATAATTTTCCTGCAAGTTACACAATGAAG CTTGCCCAGAAACTTTATGAGGGAATTCAACTTGCTGATGGAAAGGCAGCTGGCTTAATAACTTATCCAAGAACAGATGGGCTACAT ATCTCTGATGAAGCTGTTAAGGACATTCGCTCCTTGATTAAGCAAAG ATACGGGGAGAACTTTGTCTCAGAAAGTGCAcgcaaatattttaaaaaggtCAAGAATGCTCAAGAGGCTCATGAAGCAATCAGACCCACTGATGTGCAACGATTACCCt CAATGCTAGTGGGAACACTTGACGAAGATTCTCACAAACTATACTCTCTTATTTGGCTCAGAACGATGGCATGTCAAATGGAACCTTCTATCACTGAACAG ATTCAAATTGACAGTGGACTTGCGGATGAGTCCATCATTTTCCGATCTACATGCTCAAGAGTTCAATTTCGTGGCTTTCAAGAAGTTTTTGAG GATCCAGAAGTTGATGCAATCAGACATAaagaccatgaagaaaatgaacGGGACGAACTGTTTAGAATTCTTAATGCACTGAAG TCAGGGGATCAATTGTCTCTAGCTGCAGTTGAACTCAAGCAACATTTTACCCAGCCCCCTCCTCGCTATTCGGAGGGAACATTG GTTAAGAAGATGGAGGAGCTAGGGATTGGGAGACCTTCCACATATGCAAGCACATTAAAAGTTTTACAG GACAGGAACTACTTGTCAGTGAAAAGTCGTGTTCTACATCCAGAGTTTCGTGGGCGCATG GTGTCCGCGTTTCTTTGTCATCATTTCTCCGAGGTCACTGATTATAGTTTTACTGCAGACATGGAAAATGAG CTTGATAACGTCTCTGCCGGTTTAACTGAATGGAAAGGCCTCCTAAGAGATTATTGGACACGGTTCAGCACATATTGTGAACGTGCTAATAATGTTCATATCCATCAG GTGGAAAAGATGCTGGAGAAGAAATATGAGGacttcttattttcttttcttcctgaTAATTGTAGATCATGTCCAAG ttGTATGGAGGGCACTCTGATCTTCAAAGTTAGTCGGTATGGTGCAGGCTATTTCATAGGTTGTGATCAACACCCAAGATGCAA ATATATTGCAAAAACATTATATGgtgaggatgaagaagaagttACTCCTCAAAATAACCAGAGTGTGGAAGAGCCAAAATTGCTTGGTCTTCATCCAGTTTCTAGTGAGAAG ATTCTTTTGAAGAGTGGTCCATATGGGTTTTATGTGCAGCTTGGTGAGGACAGGAAAGGGTACATGCCCAAAAGAACCTCTGTTTCCCAG ATAAAGGACGTGGACTCTATTACTCTTGAGGACGCCCTTGAACTATTACGCTACCCAATTACTTTG GGAAACCACCCTAAGGATGGTCAACGAGTGTTAATAAAGATCACGAAAGCTGGGTTCACAGTTAGGCATCGACGCACGATAGCTTCCGTTCCCAAG AACTTGAAGCCGAATGATGTCGATTTAGCAAAAGCGTTGGAGCTTCTGTCGAGCGAAGATGTTAGAAGGTGTGGGCGACCTAAAAGCAAACCAAAAGCTGAAGCTGTTGAAGCCATTTAG